A single window of Thalassomonas viridans DNA harbors:
- the ftsZ gene encoding cell division protein FtsZ, with product MFELMEDHNEEAVIKVIGVGGGGGNAVEHMVSQTIEGVEFTTANTDSQALRNSSADVTLQLGADVTKGLGAGANPEIGRKAAEEDRETIRQTLQGADMVFIAAGMGGGTGTGAAPVVAEVAREMGILTVAVVTKPFPFEGKKRMNYADQGIEFLAKSVDSLITIPNEKLLKVLGPGTSLLDAFKAANNVLLGAVQGIAELITRPGLINVDFADVRTVMSEMGTAMMGSGIASGPDRAEEAAEAAISSPLLEDVDLAGARGILVNITAGMDISIDEFETVGNAVKAFASENATVVVGAVIDPEMTEELRVTVVATGIGAERKPDITLVNPAPQVEQQVVGADYSASPQVEAGVAAAAPMPEANAQAAPVKTTAADLDNYLDIPAFLRKQAD from the coding sequence ATGTTTGAACTGATGGAAGATCACAACGAAGAAGCGGTAATTAAAGTTATCGGCGTAGGGGGCGGCGGTGGCAACGCCGTTGAGCACATGGTAAGCCAGACCATCGAAGGGGTTGAGTTTACCACCGCAAATACGGACTCGCAGGCACTGCGTAATTCATCTGCGGATGTTACCTTGCAGCTGGGGGCAGACGTCACTAAAGGGCTGGGCGCTGGCGCTAACCCTGAAATTGGCCGCAAGGCAGCAGAAGAAGACAGGGAAACTATCCGTCAGACTCTGCAAGGCGCCGATATGGTGTTTATCGCTGCCGGTATGGGCGGCGGTACGGGTACGGGTGCTGCACCTGTAGTTGCCGAAGTGGCTAGAGAAATGGGCATCTTAACCGTTGCCGTAGTGACTAAGCCGTTCCCGTTCGAAGGTAAAAAACGCATGAACTATGCCGACCAGGGCATAGAATTTTTGGCGAAAAGTGTTGATTCTTTGATCACTATCCCCAATGAAAAGTTATTGAAGGTATTAGGTCCGGGCACCAGCCTGCTTGACGCCTTTAAAGCGGCCAACAACGTATTGTTAGGTGCGGTGCAGGGTATCGCCGAACTGATCACCCGTCCGGGTCTGATTAACGTGGATTTCGCCGACGTGCGCACGGTAATGTCGGAAATGGGTACGGCTATGATGGGCTCAGGCATCGCCTCTGGTCCTGACCGCGCCGAAGAAGCGGCAGAAGCGGCTATCTCAAGCCCGTTACTGGAAGACGTAGATTTAGCCGGCGCCCGCGGTATCCTGGTAAACATTACCGCAGGTATGGACATCAGCATTGATGAATTCGAAACCGTAGGTAACGCGGTTAAAGCCTTTGCTTCTGAAAATGCCACAGTAGTGGTTGGTGCGGTAATCGACCCTGAAATGACCGAAGAGCTGCGGGTAACTGTTGTGGCGACCGGCATCGGCGCTGAGCGCAAGCCTGACATTACCTTAGTGAACCCTGCACCTCAGGTTGAACAGCAGGTAGTAGGCGCAGATTATTCTGCCAGCCCTCAGGTTGAAGCGGGTGTTGCGGCGGCTGCGCCTATGCCGGAAGCGAATGCCCAGGCAGCCCCGGTGAAGACTACCGCAGCCGACTTGGATAATTATCTGGATATTCCTGCTTTCTTACGTAAACAGGCAGACTAA
- the murC gene encoding UDP-N-acetylmuramate--L-alanine ligase translates to MTSLENNSAPIKVPEMRRVKQIHFVGIGGAGMGGIAEVLLNEGYRISGSDISENAVVKRLRGLGADIHLGHSADNISGASVIVVSTAIDSTNPELVAAAEQRIPVVRRAEMLAELMRFRHGVAIAGTHGKTTTTSLIASIFGEAGLDPTFVIGGLLNSAGTNARLGSSRYLIAEADESDASFLHLQPMVAVVTNIDQDHMETYQGDFEKLKDTYIEFLHNLPFYGVAVVCIDNPVVREILPRISRQVITYGFSEDADIRAVDYRQAQGSSSFTVLMPEREPMKLSVNLPGEHNVLNALAGIAVALDEGLEQKAICKALSEFEGIGRRFELLAQLETDEGEMQLVDDYGHHPSEVAATIAAMRNGWPDKRLVMVFQPHRYSRTRDLYEDFVEVLSEVDCLLLLDVYAAGEAPIVSADSKSLTRSIRQRGKLEPIYVSDAAKLPELLAAQLQDGDMVITQGAGNIGAVARELASHPLLNGGKN, encoded by the coding sequence ATGACGAGTTTAGAGAATAACAGTGCCCCGATTAAGGTGCCTGAAATGCGCCGGGTGAAACAAATTCATTTTGTCGGTATCGGCGGCGCCGGTATGGGCGGTATCGCCGAGGTTTTATTAAATGAAGGTTACCGCATCTCAGGCTCGGATATCAGTGAAAATGCCGTGGTAAAACGCCTGCGGGGGCTGGGAGCCGATATCCATTTAGGGCATAGTGCCGACAATATCAGCGGCGCTAGCGTGATCGTGGTTTCTACCGCGATAGACAGCACCAATCCCGAGTTAGTAGCGGCGGCAGAGCAGCGTATTCCCGTGGTGCGCCGGGCTGAAATGCTGGCGGAACTAATGCGTTTCCGTCACGGGGTGGCGATTGCCGGTACCCATGGCAAAACCACCACTACCAGTTTGATCGCCAGTATTTTTGGCGAAGCGGGCTTAGATCCTACTTTTGTGATCGGCGGTTTGCTTAACAGCGCCGGTACCAATGCCAGGCTAGGTAGCAGCCGTTACCTGATTGCCGAAGCCGATGAAAGTGATGCGTCTTTTTTACATCTCCAGCCTATGGTGGCCGTGGTGACCAATATCGACCAGGACCATATGGAAACTTACCAGGGAGATTTTGAAAAACTTAAAGACACTTATATCGAGTTCCTGCATAATTTGCCGTTTTACGGTGTCGCCGTGGTTTGTATAGACAACCCGGTAGTGCGGGAAATTTTACCCCGGATATCGCGCCAGGTGATCACCTACGGCTTTAGTGAAGATGCGGATATCCGCGCGGTAGATTACCGGCAGGCGCAGGGCAGCAGTTCTTTTACCGTGCTGATGCCGGAGCGGGAGCCGATGAAGCTCAGCGTTAACCTGCCGGGCGAGCACAATGTATTAAATGCCCTGGCGGGTATTGCCGTGGCGCTGGATGAAGGGCTGGAACAAAAAGCGATTTGCAAGGCATTAAGTGAATTTGAAGGCATAGGCCGTCGCTTTGAATTATTAGCACAGCTAGAAACAGACGAAGGTGAAATGCAGCTGGTGGATGACTATGGTCATCATCCCAGTGAAGTGGCGGCAACCATTGCCGCCATGCGCAACGGCTGGCCGGACAAACGCCTGGTGATGGTGTTCCAGCCCCACAGGTATTCGCGCACCCGGGATTTATATGAAGACTTTGTCGAGGTGTTATCGGAAGTCGATTGCCTGCTACTGCTGGATGTTTATGCCGCCGGTGAAGCACCGATAGTCTCGGCGGACAGTAAGAGTTTAACCCGCTCTATCCGTCAGCGGGGCAAGCTGGAGCCTATTTATGTCAGTGACGCCGCTAAATTGCCCGAGCTTTTGGCGGCGCAATTACAGGACGGCGATATGGTGATTACCCAGGGCGCGGGCAATATCGGCGCTGTGGCGCGTGAACTGGCAAGCCACCCTCTGCTCAACGGAGGGAAGAATTAA
- the murG gene encoding undecaprenyldiphospho-muramoylpentapeptide beta-N-acetylglucosaminyltransferase, with amino-acid sequence MTQSVVPPKKANKVNPDAPTLLVMAGGTGGHIFPGIAVAQHLETRGWNIHWLGTAERMEARIVPEHGYPISFINISGLRGKGVKGWLKLPFNLIRSLWQSMAIIHEVKPDVVLGMGGYASGPGGVAAWFMRKPLVLHEQNAVAGMSNRLLAKVATKVLAAFPGAYDAKVNCQVVGNPVRRTIADKDAEPELSETSVSGKKILIVGGSLGAKVLNDVVPAAVSKLEQPVQVWHQSGANNKEAVLSAYQNAGVDAQQIRVGDFIDDMAAAYRWADLVICRAGALTVSELAMAGKAAIFVPLPHAVDDHQTKNAMYLVARGAAKLLPQKEFNATALAEMLSGLFTDDREIEAMAEAAIAAAHSDATDTVSNICQGLLAQ; translated from the coding sequence ATGACTCAGTCTGTTGTGCCTCCGAAAAAGGCCAATAAAGTGAACCCGGATGCTCCTACCTTGTTGGTGATGGCGGGCGGCACCGGCGGCCATATTTTTCCGGGCATTGCGGTTGCGCAGCACCTTGAGACCCGGGGCTGGAATATCCATTGGCTCGGCACTGCCGAGCGTATGGAAGCCAGGATAGTGCCGGAGCATGGTTATCCTATCTCTTTCATTAACATCAGCGGTTTGAGAGGGAAAGGCGTAAAAGGCTGGCTGAAGCTGCCGTTTAACCTTATCCGTTCGCTATGGCAGTCCATGGCGATTATCCATGAGGTGAAACCGGATGTGGTACTCGGCATGGGCGGTTATGCCAGCGGTCCGGGCGGAGTCGCCGCCTGGTTCATGAGAAAACCTTTGGTGTTACATGAGCAAAATGCCGTAGCGGGCATGAGCAATCGACTACTGGCAAAAGTTGCGACTAAAGTATTAGCGGCGTTCCCCGGTGCATATGATGCCAAGGTGAATTGTCAGGTTGTGGGTAACCCTGTGCGCCGGACCATAGCCGATAAGGATGCAGAGCCGGAGCTTTCAGAAACAAGTGTATCAGGTAAAAAAATCCTGATTGTTGGCGGCAGCCTTGGCGCGAAAGTACTGAACGATGTTGTACCTGCAGCCGTGTCTAAGCTGGAACAGCCGGTGCAGGTATGGCACCAAAGCGGCGCCAATAATAAAGAGGCGGTATTGTCAGCCTATCAAAATGCCGGTGTGGACGCGCAGCAGATACGAGTCGGTGATTTTATTGATGATATGGCCGCCGCCTACCGCTGGGCGGATTTAGTGATTTGCCGCGCCGGGGCGTTAACGGTTTCCGAGCTGGCGATGGCGGGCAAGGCGGCGATTTTTGTGCCCCTGCCTCATGCGGTGGATGATCACCAGACAAAAAATGCAATGTATTTAGTGGCGCGGGGCGCGGCTAAATTGTTGCCGCAAAAAGAATTTAATGCAACCGCCCTGGCTGAGATGCTAAGCGGGCTTTTCACTGACGACCGGGAGATAGAGGCCATGGCCGAGGCAGCGATAGCCGCGGCCCATAGCGATGCCACCGATACCGTCAGCAATATCTGCCAGGGGTTGTTAGCACAATGA
- the murD gene encoding UDP-N-acetylmuramoyl-L-alanine--D-glutamate ligase, which yields MTKVTAHIPPELLKQLTGKRILILGLGQTGLSCARFLVSCGLKFAVNDSREKAVDETTFKRDYPGCCLVQGKWDSEQIASAELILASPGIDMAQEVIAGAVSPDCMVWGDVEFFSRISEIPVIAVTGSNGKSTVVSLLAHLADSLGKNAALGGNVGVPVLDLLKQAPELLILELSSFQLETISSMKPLAASVLNLSDDHLERHLTMENYRNIKQKIYRQAGVAVINRDDNATWVNEEAFGGKVISFGSDAPQEGHFGLATINEQLTLMYGAQALVAVRELPLSGAHNALNCLAVLALGLSAGWLLEDMLSHLGSFTGLEHRCQALKTNDDILWINDSKATNVGATIAAISGLAQTKNAGQQLILIAGGDGKGADFTPLQPLLQRDVNKLITLGKDGDQLAALTANSHKVDDLKQAVELAGKAAKPGDIVLLSPACSSLDMFTNFAVRGQVFADAVQAYVAQQAPEAST from the coding sequence ATGACAAAAGTTACCGCACATATTCCGCCTGAGCTGTTAAAGCAATTGACAGGCAAGCGCATCCTGATACTGGGTCTGGGGCAAACAGGGTTATCCTGTGCCCGTTTCCTGGTCTCTTGCGGGCTGAAATTTGCGGTTAACGACAGCCGTGAAAAGGCGGTTGACGAAACAACTTTTAAGCGCGATTACCCGGGGTGCTGCCTGGTACAGGGAAAATGGGATAGTGAGCAGATCGCCTCGGCTGAGCTTATCCTGGCAAGTCCCGGTATAGATATGGCGCAGGAGGTGATTGCCGGTGCCGTTTCCCCGGATTGTATGGTGTGGGGAGATGTCGAATTCTTTTCCCGTATCAGCGAGATACCTGTGATTGCCGTAACCGGCTCTAATGGTAAATCTACCGTGGTTTCCCTGTTGGCTCATCTGGCTGACTCTCTGGGCAAAAATGCGGCTTTAGGCGGCAATGTCGGGGTGCCGGTATTAGATCTGCTTAAACAGGCACCTGAATTGCTGATACTGGAGCTGTCGAGTTTTCAGCTGGAAACCATCAGCAGTATGAAGCCGCTGGCGGCTTCGGTATTGAACCTCAGCGACGATCACCTGGAACGTCACCTGACCATGGAAAATTACCGGAATATCAAGCAAAAGATTTACCGTCAGGCCGGTGTTGCCGTGATCAACCGCGATGATAACGCCACCTGGGTGAATGAGGAAGCTTTTGGCGGTAAGGTGATTTCCTTTGGCAGCGATGCCCCGCAAGAGGGGCATTTTGGCCTGGCGACAATCAATGAGCAATTGACCCTGATGTACGGGGCGCAAGCTTTAGTGGCGGTAAGGGAGCTGCCGCTGTCGGGAGCGCACAATGCCCTTAATTGCCTGGCGGTACTGGCCTTAGGGTTAAGCGCCGGCTGGCTGCTGGAGGATATGCTTAGCCACCTGGGCAGTTTTACCGGCCTGGAACACAGGTGCCAGGCACTGAAAACCAACGACGATATCTTGTGGATCAATGACTCGAAAGCCACCAATGTCGGCGCAACCATAGCGGCGATTTCCGGCCTGGCGCAAACCAAAAATGCCGGCCAGCAACTGATTTTAATCGCCGGCGGCGACGGTAAGGGGGCAGATTTCACCCCGTTGCAACCTTTGCTGCAACGTGATGTGAATAAGTTAATTACCTTAGGTAAAGACGGCGATCAGTTGGCGGCATTAACCGCAAACAGCCACAAGGTTGATGATCTTAAGCAGGCGGTGGAGCTTGCCGGGAAAGCGGCTAAGCCGGGGGATATAGTCTTGTTATCGCCTGCCTGCTCCAGCCTGGATATGTTCACAAACTTTGCCGTGCGCGGTCAGGTTTTTGCCGATGCCGTACAGGCTTATGTTGCCCAACAAGCGCCGGAGGCAAGTACATGA
- the ftsW gene encoding cell division protein FtsW, translated as MMASLSQMNVFKGLGSVMSSVMGSVKIPGWLSLSSAPSTTFDRSYLILVIAMYMIGLVMVASSSMPVAERLFDNPFHFVIRHMIYIVLSIGIAVATLQLPMSWWQKSSGGLLLLAMVLLLIVLLIGRSVNGATRWIVLGPITIQAAEPAKLFFFCYLSAYLVRRRDEVMENFKGFLKPLVVFFFLALMLLAQPDLGTIIVMFVTTFGLLFLAGAKLWQFIGIASVGVTALSLLAIFEPYRWRRITSFLDPWQDPFGSGYQLTQSLMAYGRGEVFGQGLGNSIQKLEYLPEAHTDFVMAVLAEEFGFIGISVVLLLSFILVIKALMLGRQALAQEKFFEGYFAYAIGIWMSFQAAVNVGASAGIVPTKGLTMPLISYGGSSMIIMTIAVVVLIRIDHEIRLQSIQATSGGRK; from the coding sequence ATGATGGCCTCCTTATCGCAAATGAATGTATTTAAAGGCTTGGGCTCGGTAATGAGTTCGGTAATGGGCTCGGTAAAAATACCCGGCTGGCTGAGCCTGAGTTCAGCGCCAAGCACCACGTTTGACCGCAGCTATCTGATCCTGGTTATTGCCATGTATATGATAGGGCTGGTGATGGTGGCCAGCTCTTCTATGCCGGTGGCGGAGCGGTTATTCGATAATCCGTTCCATTTTGTTATCCGTCATATGATTTATATCGTGCTCAGTATAGGTATTGCCGTGGCGACCTTGCAGCTGCCGATGAGCTGGTGGCAAAAATCCAGCGGCGGCTTGTTACTGCTGGCCATGGTGTTATTGCTGATCGTGTTATTGATAGGCCGCTCGGTAAACGGCGCTACCCGCTGGATTGTGCTGGGGCCCATCACCATACAGGCGGCGGAGCCGGCCAAGCTGTTTTTCTTCTGTTACCTGTCGGCTTACCTGGTCAGGCGGCGCGACGAAGTGATGGAAAACTTTAAAGGCTTCCTTAAACCTTTGGTGGTGTTTTTCTTTTTGGCGCTGATGTTACTGGCCCAGCCGGATCTCGGTACTATTATCGTGATGTTTGTCACTACCTTTGGCCTGCTGTTCCTGGCCGGAGCTAAGCTATGGCAGTTTATCGGCATCGCTTCTGTCGGCGTCACGGCCTTGTCTTTGCTGGCGATTTTTGAGCCTTACCGCTGGCGGCGTATTACCAGCTTCCTTGATCCCTGGCAGGATCCTTTCGGCAGCGGTTACCAGCTGACCCAGTCGCTGATGGCCTATGGCCGCGGGGAAGTGTTCGGCCAGGGACTGGGTAATAGTATCCAGAAACTGGAGTATTTGCCGGAAGCCCATACCGATTTTGTTATGGCGGTGCTGGCGGAAGAATTCGGTTTTATCGGCATCAGCGTGGTCTTATTGCTGAGCTTTATTCTGGTGATTAAGGCGCTTATGCTCGGCCGTCAGGCGCTGGCACAAGAGAAATTTTTTGAAGGCTACTTTGCCTATGCCATCGGCATCTGGATGAGCTTCCAGGCTGCGGTTAATGTCGGCGCCAGCGCCGGTATAGTACCCACCAAAGGCTTGACCATGCCGCTGATCAGCTATGGCGGCAGCTCTATGATTATTATGACCATTGCCGTGGTGGTGCTGATCCGTATCGATCATGAGATCCGGCTGCAAAGCATTCAGGCAACTTCCGGGGGGCGAAAATGA
- a CDS encoding D-alanine--D-alanine ligase gives MTANKMNKEKIAVLYGGTSAEREVSLNSGRAVANGLTASGYEVVLFDTKDNKLTALLDMNIDKVFIALHGRGGEDGCLQGALEYLGIPYTGSGVLGSALSMDKIRSKQIWQALDLPTASFAIVEKQAFTPEDASVILASLGGQVMVKPANEGSSIGMAKAASAQELVAALTAAFAFDEQILVEEWIDGPEYTVSVLGDKALPAISMETPREFYDYEAKYQSTTTIYNCPCGLPAAEEAELGELALKAFNATGAKGWGRVDLMRNSLGEWQLLEVNTVPGMTETSLVPKAAKVYGLDFNQLVDAIVQLAGKDK, from the coding sequence ATGACAGCTAATAAAATGAACAAAGAAAAAATTGCCGTGCTTTACGGCGGCACTTCGGCTGAGCGGGAAGTTTCCCTCAATTCCGGCCGGGCGGTGGCCAACGGCTTAACCGCTTCCGGTTATGAGGTAGTGTTGTTTGATACCAAAGACAACAAGCTCACCGCTTTGCTGGACATGAACATAGATAAAGTCTTTATCGCCCTGCACGGCAGAGGCGGTGAAGACGGTTGCTTGCAGGGGGCGCTGGAATACCTGGGCATCCCTTATACCGGTTCGGGCGTATTGGGCTCGGCTTTGTCTATGGATAAGATCCGCAGCAAACAGATATGGCAGGCGCTGGATCTGCCGACTGCCTCTTTTGCCATAGTCGAAAAGCAGGCGTTCACCCCGGAAGACGCTTCCGTGATATTGGCGAGCCTGGGGGGCCAGGTAATGGTAAAACCCGCCAATGAAGGCTCCAGTATCGGCATGGCTAAGGCCGCCAGTGCACAGGAGCTGGTAGCTGCATTGACGGCGGCTTTTGCTTTTGATGAACAGATTCTGGTGGAAGAGTGGATCGACGGCCCGGAATACACGGTATCTGTTTTGGGAGACAAGGCACTGCCGGCGATCTCCATGGAAACGCCGCGCGAGTTTTATGATTACGAAGCCAAGTACCAGTCGACCACGACAATATATAACTGTCCGTGCGGCTTACCGGCGGCAGAAGAAGCCGAGCTGGGGGAGCTGGCGTTAAAAGCCTTTAATGCCACCGGCGCCAAAGGCTGGGGCCGGGTGGACCTGATGCGCAACAGCCTGGGAGAGTGGCAGCTGCTGGAAGTGAATACCGTACCCGGGATGACAGAAACCTCCCTGGTGCCGAAAGCGGCCAAAGTATACGGCCTGGATTTCAACCAGCTGGTTGATGCCATTGTGCAGCTGGCGGGTAAGGATAAATAA
- a CDS encoding cell division protein FtsQ/DivIB — protein MAKAAKQTKDINWSFWSGVVFFVLVVIGLLYFSWYITQRVNAEESAPVTALSIAGEMPYTNRQDILTAIDDIDMGNFFLVDVNRVQQQVLALPWVYSVSVRKQWPNELKIYVVDQTPVALWNGDFLINREGKAFQADTGRLTSPLPQFYGPEGSEIVALDNFRNLNALLEFSGLAIDELMLSERFSWQLTLNDGVVLNLGREERVERIQRFMDVYPQIKQKKEENQQVDYIDLRYDTGVAVGWKPAADKERV, from the coding sequence ATGGCAAAAGCGGCCAAACAAACAAAAGACATTAACTGGTCCTTCTGGTCCGGGGTGGTGTTTTTTGTCCTGGTCGTTATCGGTTTGCTTTATTTCAGCTGGTATATCACCCAGCGGGTAAACGCCGAGGAAAGTGCGCCGGTAACGGCTTTGTCGATTGCCGGAGAAATGCCCTATACCAATCGCCAGGATATTTTAACGGCGATAGACGATATCGACATGGGCAATTTTTTCCTGGTGGATGTTAACCGGGTACAGCAACAGGTACTGGCTTTGCCCTGGGTGTATTCGGTGTCGGTGCGCAAGCAGTGGCCGAATGAATTGAAAATTTATGTGGTGGACCAGACGCCGGTGGCGCTGTGGAACGGCGACTTTTTGATTAACCGCGAAGGCAAGGCGTTCCAGGCGGATACCGGCAGGCTTACGTCGCCCCTGCCGCAGTTTTACGGTCCGGAAGGTAGTGAAATTGTTGCTTTGGATAATTTCAGGAATTTAAATGCCTTGCTGGAATTTAGCGGCCTGGCCATAGATGAATTGATGCTGTCGGAGCGTTTTTCCTGGCAGCTGACACTAAACGACGGCGTGGTATTAAACCTGGGCCGGGAAGAGCGGGTAGAGCGAATTCAGCGTTTTATGGACGTATATCCGCAAATAAAACAGAAAAAAGAAGAAAATCAGCAGGTTGATTACATCGATTTGCGTTATGATACCGGAGTTGCTGTCGGGTGGAAGCCTGCAGCCGATAAAGAAAGAGTTTAA
- the mraY gene encoding phospho-N-acetylmuramoyl-pentapeptide-transferase, whose protein sequence is MLLWLGEFLTQYYSGFNVFSYLTFRAIVSTLTALGISLYFGPKLIRGLQKMQIGQTVRDDGPESHLSKSGTPTMGGILILGSIIASVLLWGDLHNAYVWVVLFVVASFGLIGFVDDYRKVIRKDSNGLIARWKYFWQTVVGLGTALFLYWFAQGPEETALLIPFIKDVLPQLGIFYVVLCYFVIVGTSNAVNLTDGLDGLAIVPTIMVAGAFAIFAYMTGNANFSSYLNIPHIALASELVVVCTAIVGAGLGFLWFNTYPAQVFMGDVGSLALGAALGVIAVLVRQELVLFIMGGVFVMETVSVILQVGSYKLRGQRIFRMAPIHHHYELKGWPEPRVIVRFWIMSLVLVLVGLATLKLR, encoded by the coding sequence ATGCTACTTTGGTTAGGGGAGTTTTTAACCCAATATTACTCCGGGTTTAACGTTTTTTCTTATCTGACCTTCAGGGCGATTGTCAGTACTTTGACCGCGTTGGGGATTTCCCTGTACTTTGGTCCCAAGCTGATCCGCGGCCTGCAAAAAATGCAGATTGGCCAGACGGTGCGTGATGACGGCCCGGAAAGCCATTTATCCAAGTCAGGCACCCCAACCATGGGGGGCATTTTGATCTTGGGGTCGATTATCGCCAGCGTATTGCTGTGGGGAGACCTGCATAACGCTTATGTCTGGGTGGTGTTGTTTGTGGTTGCCAGTTTCGGCTTGATCGGCTTTGTCGATGATTACCGCAAGGTGATCCGCAAGGACTCCAACGGCCTGATCGCCCGCTGGAAGTATTTCTGGCAAACCGTGGTGGGTTTAGGCACGGCGCTTTTCCTGTACTGGTTTGCCCAGGGACCGGAAGAAACTGCGCTGCTGATCCCTTTTATTAAAGACGTGTTGCCGCAGCTGGGGATATTTTATGTGGTGCTCTGCTACTTTGTTATCGTCGGCACCAGCAATGCGGTGAATCTCACCGATGGCCTGGACGGCCTGGCGATAGTACCCACCATCATGGTGGCGGGGGCGTTTGCCATTTTTGCTTATATGACGGGGAATGCCAATTTCTCTTCATATCTGAATATTCCCCATATTGCCCTGGCCAGTGAGCTGGTGGTGGTGTGTACCGCGATAGTGGGGGCCGGTTTAGGTTTCCTTTGGTTTAACACCTACCCGGCGCAGGTTTTTATGGGGGATGTCGGTTCCCTGGCCCTGGGGGCGGCGCTTGGAGTGATTGCCGTACTGGTACGCCAGGAGCTGGTGTTGTTTATTATGGGAGGCGTGTTTGTGATGGAAACCGTTTCCGTGATCCTCCAGGTAGGCTCGTATAAATTACGGGGCCAGCGGATCTTCCGCATGGCGCCCATTCACCATCATTATGAATTAAAAGGCTGGCCTGAGCCCAGAGTAATTGTCCGTTTCTGGATCATGTCCCTGGTGCTGGTGCTGGTTGGCCTGGCAACGCTTAAGTTAAGATAA
- the ftsA gene encoding cell division protein FtsA — MSKVAERKLVVGLDIGTSKISVAVGEVTPDNNLSIVGVGNQSARGMDKGGVNDLNLVIESVQKAINEAELMADCRISSIYLGISGKHILCQNENGMVPINDKEVSQVDVDNVIHTARSVPISAERRMLHVLPQEYSIDCQDGIKSPIGMSGVRMEAKVHIVTCANDMAKNIVKCVERCNLEADQLIFSALASSYAVLTDDEKELGICVVDMGAGTMDIAVFTGGALRHTAVIPVAGNQVTSDIAKIFRTPLSHAEDIKVQYACALKDMVSMEENIEVPSVGGRPARSMSRHTLSEVVEPRYHELFELVQDELRKCGLDDQIAAGYVFTGGTAKMEGVVEFAEEVFQMPVRIASPIDVEGLKEYVDDPAYATVVGLLRYGKQANAAAKPVKKNNVEGVGDLWSRIHAWFKGEF; from the coding sequence ATGTCGAAAGTAGCAGAAAGAAAGTTAGTTGTTGGATTAGATATCGGCACCTCGAAAATATCGGTCGCGGTGGGCGAAGTGACGCCTGACAATAATCTGAGCATAGTGGGCGTAGGCAACCAGTCGGCCCGAGGCATGGATAAGGGCGGCGTGAACGACCTTAACCTGGTGATAGAGTCGGTGCAAAAAGCCATTAACGAAGCCGAACTGATGGCGGATTGCCGTATCAGTTCGATTTATCTGGGCATCTCCGGCAAACATATCCTTTGTCAGAACGAAAACGGCATGGTGCCTATTAACGACAAGGAAGTAAGCCAGGTAGACGTGGATAATGTTATCCATACCGCACGCTCAGTACCGATTTCCGCCGAGCGCCGCATGTTGCACGTATTGCCGCAGGAATACAGCATCGATTGCCAGGACGGTATCAAAAGCCCGATCGGCATGTCCGGAGTGCGGATGGAAGCCAAGGTGCATATCGTGACCTGCGCCAACGACATGGCCAAGAACATCGTTAAATGTGTCGAGCGCTGTAACCTGGAGGCGGACCAGCTGATCTTCTCGGCGCTGGCTTCAAGTTATGCGGTGCTTACCGACGATGAAAAAGAATTAGGTATCTGCGTGGTGGATATGGGCGCGGGCACCATGGATATCGCGGTATTTACCGGCGGTGCGCTGCGCCATACCGCGGTAATTCCCGTGGCTGGCAACCAGGTAACCAGTGATATTGCTAAAATTTTCCGCACGCCGCTGAGCCATGCGGAAGATATCAAGGTACAATACGCGTGCGCGTTAAAAGACATGGTCAGCATGGAAGAGAATATTGAAGTGCCCAGCGTCGGCGGACGCCCGGCGCGCTCTATGTCGCGCCATACCTTGTCGGAAGTGGTGGAGCCCAGGTACCACGAATTGTTTGAGCTGGTGCAGGACGAACTGCGCAAGTGCGGCCTGGACGATCAGATAGCGGCGGGTTACGTCTTTACCGGCGGTACCGCGAAAATGGAAGGGGTAGTGGAATTTGCCGAAGAGGTGTTCCAGATGCCGGTGCGTATCGCCAGCCCGATAGACGTGGAAGGTTTAAAAGAATATGTCGACGACCCGGCTTATGCCACGGTAGTCGGCTTATTGCGTTACGGCAAGCAGGCCAATGCGGCCGCTAAGCCGGTGAAAAAGAATAATGTTGAAGGGGTGGGGGATCTCTGGTCCCGCATCCATGCCTGGTTTAAGGGCGAGTTTTAG